From the genome of Salvia splendens isolate huo1 chromosome 7, SspV2, whole genome shotgun sequence:
AAGTTTCCATATTCATGTCAAGTTTTTCAATTGACTCTGTATGGTTGGTACTGTGACTAGGATGCATCTCCCTTTTTTACGTGTTTTGGATTCTCACAACATTTGCATTCGATCACGTTAGCTCCATTGATGTTAAGATTTTGGATTTGATAATTTAAAGGGGCTGATCATTTTGGATTTTGTTTTGCATTTTACAGATGTTTCCTGATGATTCATCAGATAAGCTTCCTGATACACTGGACATAGGCGACATACCTGACTCTGCACCGGTCAAAGCACCACTGGAAGCAAAGAATGCAGCAAGTGGAGCTTCAACATCTGCCTCGTCCGACATTCCTGCTAAGAGCTAATCTGCACACATATTCTGAATTTAGCAGTTTTATGGgccttttttttatctttttctattttggaatgtGGCTATGAATTTCTGAATCGGCAAATAtccatttttcttctttttctaagCTGGGATTTTGTGTGTGCATACGTCGTGTTTGTACAAATTGACTACGTTGTTTCTGTTTTGGATCTGGGAACGCAAATTGTATCATAGAAACATCGATTGTTCTTGTTCAAACAGATTTTGTTTCTGATGAGGTTTGAATCCATGTTTTTAGTCCAAGGCTTTGGCCCTTACGCAAAAATTTGTGTCATGCTGTCTCACGGGTCTTGCAAACACGACATGTTCAAGTCGTGTTTACATTATATGTCAGACAGTTTGACACAAGACTACCCCTTTGGTGTGGAAGTTTAGGAAataaatttatctttttttcttaGTAATAGATATATTAATGATAGTAACAATAGCGACTTTTGGCTTGAATTGAAAGTCACCAACACATCTATTTTGTCACGCATATTTGATAATAAAACATGCTTTCTTAGTTTCTTGTCTCTGCCACAAATTAGTACGGAATAAAATGACAAATTAGAACACATATTTATGGATATGTGGGATCTTAATGCCAAATTATTGGAGCTTCCTTCAAATGCGGCGGTACATGACAAAATATTgtttattatcttttttttattcattttcatccaTTTAGTACATTTACACATCTGATATAACCATAATAACTAACAAATCACCTCAACCCCCTCAAGAAAAAAAACAGAGGGGGATTCCATTTTTTGCAATTCTGAAAACTTGTCTGTCCTATTCATAATCCAGAATTTGCAAGTTTTCTTGTTTGTAGAATTCATTGAACCCTTTCTTGAAGATTCAAGAAATTTGCATGAAATAATATAAGAACAAACATaatcaagagagagagagagagggagaaatgGGGTTGGATTATTATGAAATTCTGACATTGGAGAGGGGGGCAACAGAGGATGATCTGAAGAAGGCCTACAGAAAACTGGCTATGAGATGGCATCCAGACAAGAATCCCAACGACAAAGACGAAGCCGAGGCCATGTTCAAGCAAATCTCTGAAGCCTACgaagtctctctctctctcagtttggtcaaattttggctgaattttcaatttttctcatTTCTAAAACCACattgtttcattaaaataagtaaaaattttctttctattcctttattttcttttccagTTCTCATCTTCATAAACCAATGTTGTTTGAAAATCACCAAAATATACATCGTTTTGTACATGGATGAGAGAAGACTAAGGAAAACTAAAATTTGGTTAATGAAATGGgaaatgaatttatttgatcaaaatatcaaGATTTAGTGCTACTACTACTATCATCACATCTAAAAAAccatatacatatacattttCAGGTGTTGAGTGATCTCTTTGAGTTACAACCAAAAGTTGAATTTTCATTCATACACCATAATGCCTCAGGAGAAGTGGAAAGATGTTAATGAAATGGGAAATAAGTTGATTTGATCAAAAAGATCAAGATTTAGTTCTACTATCATCATATCTAAAAGCCATATACATGTATTTTTCAGGTGTTGAGTGATCCTGAGAAAAGGCAAGTGTATGATCAGTACGGCGAAGAGTGCCTCAAGGATGGGCGGGCGCCCGGGTCAGCCGGGGACCCGGACAAGTTCAATCCCAGAAATGCTGAGGACATATTTGCAGAGTTCTTTGGAAGCAGCCCCTTTGGGTACGGAGATGGGCTCAAGAAACCACCACCTGTGGAGAGCCTGTTGCCGTGCGACCTTCAAGAGCTCTACACTGGATCTACTCGGAAGATGAAGATCTCTAGACAAGTCGTTGATCCCAACGGGTAAGCATTTTTACCTATGGATCATTTTTAGGCCTACAACTGCTGTTTGGGATCATTTCTTGGCCCAATGCAACTAGTTTTGATAATTTCTTGGTCTTACCTCATAAGCTATAGTTTTGGATCATTCCCTGGCCTATTGCAATTGCAACCACTTTTGATCATCTCTTGTCTTAATTGAACTAACTTCTTTGACTAATGCATCTAGTTTTGTAGTATCATTTCATGTCTTAATGCAACTAGTTTTGAATCATTTCTTGAGCTGTGCTTGGGTCATTTTGAGGAATAATAATGCAGCTAGTTTTGGATCATTTCTTGGAAACTAGTTTTTATAGTTTTGATCATTCCTTGGCTTAATGCAACTATGTTTTTGAATCCCATCTTGATCTAATGCAACTAGGTTTGAATCATTTCTTGTCTCAATGCATCAATCTTTGATAGTTTTGATCATTTCTTGGCCTAATGCAACATATTTGAATCATCAATTTTGGAACATTTCTTGTCCTAATAAACAATTTGGATCTGTTCTTGGACAATTTAGGCGAATGAGGACAGAAACAGAGATACTGACCATTGAGGTTCAGCCAGGTTGGAGGAAAGGAACAAAGATCACATTTCCAGACAAAGGCAACCAGCAGATGAACCAGCTGCCCGCGGACCTCGTCTTCGTGATCGACGAGAAGCCCCACGACGTCTTCAGCCGTGACGGCAACGACCTGATGATAGGCCACTGCGTCACCCTGGCCGAGGCCATTGGGGGGACCACAGTGGTGCTGACCACCGTGGACGGCCGGACCCTGTCCGTCCCGGTGGCCTGCATCGTCAGCCCCGGATACGAGCACGTGGTGGAGGGAGAGGGCATGCCCATAGCTCGGGATCCGAGCATCAGGGGTGATCTCAAGATCAAGTTCGAGGTCAAGTTTCCTGCCAAGTTGTCGACCGAGCAACGGGAGGCGCTAAAGCGCGTGCTTGGAGGATGATCGCAGTTTGTAAATTCGTGTAACAGTGAAATTTAGTGCTTTtcatcattttattatatatacacAGAAATTTTTAAAGATTGCGTTGATCACACTATTAATAGGCCAACACACGCACATAATGTTTATGTTAATCGCGGGTTGATGTATATGTAAATTCGTGTGACTGTAATTTAGTGTTTTTGTCTTTGATTTCAGTTTATTTGGAGATGAGCAAACAAGAAAGTAAGATGTTTGTTTTGAACTTGAAAAAGGTGCATATAAAATCGAATGAAGTATGGAAAAAGTTTGAATTATCTACAATTTAGAAATAGGTACTAATACTCATTCAAATCACGAAATTTGATCAATTCTTTAACTATCCAAAAATTGACCTTACTACCAAGTTCCATCCACAGCCAcataaatttcatttactaccctttattttattaaaaatactaAGTTTTTTcttaacaaattaaattttcaCCTTTTTTGCTATTTTCTTCTAATTGTTGGGAGAATAAATCTTTGCATTTACCAAATAACAATCAATATgtcaataatattttattcaaaagtGCCAAACAAATAACAAATAGTAGTATATTCAAACTAATGTGATAGTACGA
Proteins encoded in this window:
- the LOC121740926 gene encoding dnaJ homolog subfamily B member 1-like, which codes for MGLDYYEILTLERGATEDDLKKAYRKLAMRWHPDKNPNDKDEAEAMFKQISEAYEVLSDPEKRQVYDQYGEECLKDGRAPGSAGDPDKFNPRNAEDIFAEFFGSSPFGYGDGLKKPPPVESLLPCDLQELYTGSTRKMKISRQVVDPNGRMRTETEILTIEVQPGWRKGTKITFPDKGNQQMNQLPADLVFVIDEKPHDVFSRDGNDLMIGHCVTLAEAIGGTTVVLTTVDGRTLSVPVACIVSPGYEHVVEGEGMPIARDPSIRGDLKIKFEVKFPAKLSTEQREALKRVLGG